A window of the Streptococcus sp. 116-D4 genome harbors these coding sequences:
- a CDS encoding Rpn family recombination-promoting nuclease/putative transposase yields MILRHPGISPTNDLVAKKIFSNPEVTCQFIRDMLDLPAKNVTILEGSNIHVLPTTPYSAQDFYTSIDVLAELDNGTQVIIEIQVHHQNFFINRLWAYLCSQVNQNLEKIRQREGDTHQSYKHIAPVYAIAIVDSNYFQDDLAFHSFSMRENTTGEILTITNNGQENHLVKMAFLELKKYRETSKDKIRKPWLEFFGNKPFTQEPERAISQADQLLDYKSWSEEDRKMFSQLRMREEQALLAHDYALETAREEGIEQGLERGIEQGLERGIVEGSLSMLLNLVRQDLLTAEVASEQLGMTVAEFEALL; encoded by the coding sequence ATGATTCTCAGACATCCGGGCATCAGCCCAACCAATGACTTGGTTGCTAAGAAAATCTTTAGCAATCCAGAAGTCACTTGTCAATTTATTCGCGATATGCTGGACTTACCAGCCAAAAATGTGACCATTTTAGAGGGAAGTAACATTCACGTCTTGCCTACTACACCGTACTCGGCCCAGGATTTTTATACCAGTATAGACGTTTTGGCGGAGTTGGACAATGGAACGCAAGTAATTATTGAGATTCAGGTGCATCATCAGAATTTTTTCATCAATCGCCTATGGGCTTATCTGTGTAGTCAGGTCAATCAAAATCTAGAAAAAATTCGTCAACGTGAAGGTGACACTCACCAGAGTTACAAGCATATCGCTCCTGTTTACGCCATTGCAATTGTGGACAGCAACTACTTTCAGGATGATTTAGCCTTTCACAGTTTTAGTATGCGAGAGAATACGACGGGTGAGATTTTGACAATTACAAACAACGGTCAGGAAAACCATCTAGTCAAGATGGCGTTCTTAGAACTAAAAAAATACAGAGAAACCAGCAAAGACAAGATTCGCAAGCCCTGGTTGGAGTTTTTTGGGAATAAACCCTTTACTCAGGAACCCGAGCGAGCCATCAGTCAGGCAGACCAACTGCTAGACTACAAGAGCTGGTCCGAGGAGGACAGGAAAATGTTTAGTCAACTACGTATGCGTGAAGAACAGGCATTATTGGCTCATGATTATGCCTTGGAAACTGCTAGGGAAGAAGGGATTGAACAGGGGTTGGAACGTGGTATTGAACAGGGACTGGAGCGTGGGATAGTCGAAGGGAGTTTGTCTATGCTATTAAATCTAGTTCGTCAAGACCTTCTGACAGCTGAGGTTGCAAGTGAACAATTAGGAATGACCGTCGCTGAGTTTGAGGCATTGTTGTAA
- the recG gene encoding ATP-dependent DNA helicase RecG has protein sequence MNLHQPLHVLPGVGPKSVEKYAKLGIENLQDLLLYFPFRYEDFKTKQVLELEDGEKAVLSGQVVTPASVQYYGFKRNRLRFSLKQGEVVFAVNFFNQPYLADKIELGATLAVFGKWDRAKASLTGMKVLAQVEDDLQPVYRLAQGISQASLVKVIKTAFDQGLDLLIEENLPQSLLNKYKLMSRCQAVRAMHFPKDLAEYKQALRRIKFEELFYFQMQLQTLKSENRVQGSGLVLDWSQEKMTAVKKCLPFALTPAQEKSLQEILTDMKSDHHMNRLLQGDVGSGKTVVAGLAMFVAVTAGYQAALMVPTEILAEQHFESLQSLFPDLKLALLTGSLKAAEKREVLETIAKGEADLIIGTHALIQDGVEYARLGLIIIDEQHRFGVGQRRILREKGDNPDVLMMTATPIPRTLAITAFGDMDVSIIDQMPAGRKPIVTRWIKHEQLPQVLTWLEGEIQKGSQAYVISPLIEESEALDLKNAIALSEELTSHFAGKAEVALLHGKMKSDEKDQIMQAFKERKTDILVSTTVIEVGVNVPNATVMIIMDADRFGLSQLHQLRGRVGRGDKQSYAVLVANPKTDSGKDRMRIMTETTNGFVLAEEDLKMRGSGEIFGTRQSGLPEFQVADIIEDFPILEEARKVASYISSIEGWQEDPEWHMIALHLEKKEHLD, from the coding sequence ATGAATCTACATCAACCCTTGCATGTCTTGCCTGGTGTAGGGCCAAAGTCAGTAGAGAAATATGCCAAACTAGGAATTGAAAACTTGCAAGACCTCTTGCTCTACTTTCCTTTCCGTTATGAAGATTTTAAAACCAAGCAGGTTTTGGAGTTGGAAGATGGTGAAAAGGCGGTCCTTTCTGGTCAAGTCGTGACTCCTGCCAGTGTCCAGTATTATGGTTTCAAGCGCAATCGCCTACGTTTTAGCCTCAAGCAGGGAGAAGTCGTTTTTGCGGTGAATTTCTTTAACCAGCCCTATCTAGCTGATAAAATAGAGTTGGGAGCAACCCTTGCTGTCTTTGGAAAATGGGACCGGGCCAAGGCTAGTCTGACTGGGATGAAGGTCCTAGCTCAGGTGGAAGATGACCTCCAACCAGTTTATCGTTTGGCTCAGGGAATCAGTCAGGCCAGTCTGGTCAAGGTTATCAAGACAGCCTTTGATCAGGGACTGGACCTCTTGATAGAAGAAAATCTGCCCCAGTCTTTACTAAACAAATACAAACTCATGTCCCGTTGTCAGGCAGTCCGAGCTATGCATTTTCCAAAGGATTTGGCAGAATACAAGCAGGCCCTTCGCCGTATCAAGTTTGAGGAACTCTTTTATTTCCAAATGCAATTGCAGACGCTCAAGTCTGAAAATAGAGTTCAGGGCAGCGGTCTGGTTCTGGATTGGTCTCAGGAAAAAATGACAGCTGTTAAGAAATGTTTACCTTTTGCCCTGACCCCAGCTCAGGAAAAGAGTTTGCAGGAAATTTTGACCGACATGAAGTCGGATCACCACATGAATCGTCTCCTGCAAGGAGATGTGGGGAGCGGAAAAACGGTAGTCGCTGGCTTGGCTATGTTTGTGGCAGTGACGGCTGGCTACCAAGCCGCCCTCATGGTACCGACAGAAATCCTTGCAGAGCAACACTTTGAGAGTCTACAGAGTCTCTTCCCGGACTTGAAACTGGCTCTTTTGACAGGTTCCTTAAAAGCTGCAGAAAAGAGAGAAGTCTTGGAGACTATTGCCAAGGGTGAGGCTGATTTGATTATCGGAACTCACGCTCTGATTCAGGATGGGGTGGAGTATGCTCGCCTTGGCTTGATTATTATCGATGAGCAACATCGTTTTGGTGTGGGACAAAGGCGTATTTTACGAGAAAAAGGCGACAATCCAGATGTCCTCATGATGACAGCGACTCCCATTCCACGGACGCTGGCCATCACGGCCTTTGGGGATATGGATGTTTCCATTATCGACCAGATGCCAGCAGGGCGGAAACCTATTGTGACACGCTGGATCAAGCATGAGCAATTGCCTCAGGTCTTGACTTGGTTAGAGGGGGAAATCCAAAAAGGTTCTCAAGCCTATGTCATCTCTCCCTTGATTGAAGAATCAGAAGCTTTGGATTTAAAAAATGCCATTGCCTTATCAGAAGAGCTGACGTCTCATTTTGCAGGAAAAGCAGAGGTGGCCCTTCTACATGGTAAGATGAAGAGTGATGAAAAAGACCAGATTATGCAGGCTTTCAAAGAAAGAAAAACGGATATTCTGGTTTCGACGACAGTTATCGAGGTTGGAGTCAATGTTCCCAATGCGACTGTCATGATTATCATGGATGCGGATCGCTTCGGGCTTAGCCAACTTCACCAGCTCAGAGGTCGTGTCGGTCGGGGGGACAAGCAGTCCTATGCTGTTCTCGTTGCCAATCCTAAGACGGATTCTGGGAAAGACCGCATGCGCATCATGACAGAAACCACCAATGGATTTGTTCTTGCGGAGGAAGATTTGAAAATGCGTGGTTCTGGTGAAATTTTTGGAACCAGACAATCAGGACTACCAGAATTTCAAGTGGCTGATATTATCGAAGATTTTCCGATTTTAGAAGAAGCCAGAAAGGTTGCTAGCTACATTAGTTCGATAGAAGGCTGGCAAGAAGATCCAGAATGGCACATGATTGCCCTTCATTTGGAGAAGAAAGAACACCTAGATTAA
- a CDS encoding 3-deoxy-7-phosphoheptulonate synthase: MVFTAKSPKINIEEVRALSKLEGQALERKSQRDQELEAIIRGEDQRILLVIGPCSSDNEEAVLEYAKRLATLQEEVAERIFMVMRVYTAKPRTNGDGYKGLIHQPNATEAPSLINGIKAVRHLHYRVITETGMTTADEMLYPENLPLVDDLISYMAVGARSVEDQQHRFVASGADFATGFKNPTSGNLNVMFNGIYAAQNKQSFLFLGKEVETTGNPLSHAILRGAINEYGKNIPNYYYDNLMDTIAQYEKMGLENPFIIVDTNHDNSGKQYMDQIRIVRQTLINRDWNEKIKQYVRGFMIESYLEDGRQNEPEVFGKSITDPCLGWENTEALVREIYQTLGE, from the coding sequence ATGGTATTTACAGCAAAAAGTCCTAAAATTAATATTGAAGAAGTTCGTGCCTTATCAAAATTAGAAGGCCAAGCTTTGGAGAGAAAATCACAGCGCGATCAAGAGCTAGAAGCCATTATACGTGGAGAAGACCAGAGAATTCTCTTGGTAATCGGGCCATGCTCATCTGACAATGAAGAAGCTGTCCTTGAATACGCTAAGCGTTTAGCGACTCTGCAAGAAGAAGTTGCAGAGCGTATCTTTATGGTTATGCGTGTTTATACTGCCAAACCTCGTACCAACGGAGATGGGTATAAAGGCTTGATTCACCAGCCTAACGCGACAGAAGCGCCTAGCCTCATCAACGGCATCAAAGCCGTGCGCCATCTGCATTATCGTGTCATCACGGAAACAGGTATGACGACAGCTGATGAAATGCTTTATCCTGAAAATCTGCCGCTTGTAGATGATTTGATTTCTTACATGGCGGTTGGTGCCCGTTCAGTTGAAGACCAGCAACACCGCTTTGTAGCAAGTGGAGCAGATTTCGCGACTGGTTTTAAAAATCCAACCTCTGGAAATCTCAATGTCATGTTTAATGGGATTTATGCTGCTCAAAACAAGCAAAGTTTCCTTTTCCTAGGAAAAGAAGTGGAAACAACTGGTAACCCGCTTTCACATGCCATTCTTCGTGGAGCGATTAATGAGTATGGTAAGAATATTCCTAACTACTACTATGATAATTTAATGGATACCATTGCCCAGTATGAGAAAATGGGCTTGGAAAATCCCTTTATCATTGTCGATACCAATCATGACAATTCTGGTAAGCAATACATGGACCAGATTCGAATTGTCCGCCAGACCTTGATTAACCGTGATTGGAATGAAAAAATCAAGCAGTACGTCCGTGGCTTTATGATTGAGTCTTATCTAGAAGACGGCCGCCAAAACGAACCAGAAGTATTTGGCAAGTCGATCACAGACCCTTGCCTAGGCTGGGAAAATACGGAAGCCCTTGTCAGAGAAATCTACCAAACGCTAGGAGAATAA
- the acpS gene encoding holo-ACP synthase — protein sequence MIVGHGIDIEELASIESAVTRHEGFAKRVLTAKEMKRFNSLKGRRQIEYLAGRWSAKEAFSKAVGTGIGKLGFQDLEVLNNERGAPYFNQAPFSGKIWLSISHTDQFVTASVILEENHES from the coding sequence ATGATAGTTGGACACGGAATTGACATCGAAGAATTGGCTTCGATAGAAAGCGCAGTTACACGACATGAAGGCTTTGCTAAGCGCGTGCTGACTGCTAAGGAAATGAAACGGTTTAACAGTCTTAAAGGGCGCAGACAAATCGAATATTTGGCTGGTCGCTGGTCGGCTAAGGAAGCCTTTTCTAAGGCCGTAGGAACTGGTATTGGCAAGCTCGGTTTTCAGGATTTAGAAGTCTTAAACAATGAACGCGGGGCGCCTTATTTTAATCAGGCACCATTTTCAGGAAAGATTTGGCTGTCTATCAGCCATACCGATCAGTTTGTGACAGCCAGTGTCATTTTGGAGGAAAATCATGAAAGCTAG
- the alr gene encoding alanine racemase, whose protein sequence is MKASPHRPTKALIHLGAIRQNIQQMGAHIPQGTLKWAVVKANAYGHGAVAVATAIQDDVDGFCVSNIDEAIELRQAGVSKKILILGVSEIETVALAKEYDITLTVAGLEWIQALLDKEADLTGLTVHLKIDSGMGRIGFREAGEAEQAQALLQQHGARVEGIFTHFATADEESDTYFNEQLEWFKTILASMKGLPELVHASNSATTLWHAETIFNAVRMGDAMYGLNPSGEVLDLPYDLTPALTLESALVHVKTVPAGACMGYGATYQADSEQVIATVPIGYADGWTRDMQNFSVLVDGQACPIVGRVSMDQITIRLPKPYPLGTKVTLIGYNGDKEITATQVATYRGTINYEVVCLISDRIPREYD, encoded by the coding sequence ATGAAAGCTAGTCCACATAGACCAACCAAGGCTCTCATTCATCTGGGAGCTATTCGACAAAATATTCAGCAAATGGGGGCTCATATCCCTCAAGGAACGCTCAAGTGGGCAGTGGTCAAGGCCAATGCCTATGGCCATGGAGCAGTCGCTGTTGCGACAGCGATTCAAGATGATGTTGATGGCTTTTGCGTTTCCAATATTGATGAAGCTATTGAACTTCGTCAGGCTGGAGTTAGCAAGAAAATCCTTATTTTGGGAGTTTCTGAAATCGAAACTGTTGCTCTAGCTAAAGAATACGATATCACCTTGACAGTAGCTGGACTGGAGTGGATTCAAGCACTTTTAGATAAGGAAGCTGACCTAACTGGATTGACAGTCCATCTCAAGATCGACTCAGGAATGGGACGGATTGGTTTTAGAGAGGCAGGTGAGGCTGAGCAGGCTCAAGCTTTGCTCCAACAACACGGTGCTCGTGTTGAAGGGATTTTTACCCACTTTGCTACTGCAGACGAGGAATCAGATACCTACTTTAATGAACAGTTAGAATGGTTTAAAACTATTTTGGCCAGTATGAAAGGTCTTCCAGAGCTGGTTCATGCCAGCAATTCTGCAACGACCCTTTGGCATGCAGAGACTATTTTCAATGCGGTTCGTATGGGAGATGCTATGTATGGTCTCAATCCAAGCGGAGAGGTTTTGGACCTGCCTTATGACCTGACACCAGCCTTGACCTTGGAATCTGCTCTGGTTCATGTCAAGACAGTTCCAGCTGGAGCTTGCATGGGCTATGGAGCAACTTATCAAGCGGATAGCGAGCAAGTCATCGCGACGGTACCAATTGGCTATGCGGATGGATGGACACGAGACATGCAGAATTTTTCTGTCTTGGTAGATGGCCAAGCTTGCCCAATCGTTGGGCGGGTTTCTATGGACCAAATCACTATTCGTCTGCCTAAGCCTTATCCTTTAGGGACCAAAGTCACCCTCATTGGTTACAATGGGGACAAGGAAATTACAGCTACTCAGGTAGCGACCTACCGTGGAACCATTAACTATGAGGTGGTTTGTCTCATCAGCGACCGTATTCCGAGAGAATATGATTAG
- a CDS encoding 3-deoxy-7-phosphoheptulonate synthase: protein MAFIEKGQEIDIEAIKAETQLSAEALRLKERRDRELADIISGEDDRILLVIGPCSSDNEEAVLEYARRLSALQKKVADKIFMVMRVYTAKPRTNGDGYKGLVHQPDTSKAPSLINGLQAVRQLHYRVITETGLTTADEMLYPSNLVLVDDLVSYHAVGARSVEDQEHRFVASGIDAPVGMKNPTSGNLGVMFNGIYAAQNKQTFLFHGQEVETSGNPLAHVILRGAVNEYGKNEPNFYYETLLNAIERYETMGLENPFILIDTNHDNSGKQYMEQIRIVRQTLQNRDWNEKIKKIVRGFMIESYLADGRQNQPEVFGCSITDPCLGWENTEALVEEIYATLTK from the coding sequence ATGGCATTTATTGAAAAAGGTCAAGAGATCGATATTGAAGCAATCAAGGCAGAAACTCAATTGTCTGCGGAAGCCTTGCGATTAAAGGAGCGCCGTGATAGAGAATTGGCAGATATTATTTCAGGGGAAGATGATCGTATCCTTTTGGTGATTGGTCCTTGCTCGTCTGACAATGAAGAGGCTGTCTTGGAATATGCCCGCCGTTTATCAGCCTTGCAAAAGAAGGTGGCGGACAAGATTTTTATGGTTATGCGTGTTTATACTGCTAAACCTCGTACCAACGGAGACGGCTATAAAGGTTTGGTTCACCAACCAGATACTTCTAAGGCTCCAAGCTTGATTAACGGCTTGCAGGCTGTGCGCCAGTTGCACTACCGCGTGATTACAGAGACTGGTTTGACGACGGCAGATGAGATGCTTTATCCGTCCAATTTGGTCTTGGTAGATGATTTGGTTAGCTACCATGCTGTAGGAGCTCGTTCTGTGGAAGACCAAGAGCACCGCTTTGTAGCTTCAGGGATTGATGCACCGGTTGGAATGAAAAATCCAACCTCTGGAAATTTGGGTGTTATGTTTAACGGTATCTATGCCGCTCAGAACAAACAAACTTTCCTCTTTCATGGTCAAGAAGTTGAGACTTCAGGAAATCCCTTGGCCCACGTCATCCTTCGTGGCGCAGTTAATGAATATGGGAAAAATGAGCCTAACTTTTACTATGAAACTTTGCTAAATGCCATTGAACGCTATGAAACTATGGGGCTTGAAAATCCTTTTATCCTCATTGACACTAACCATGACAACTCAGGCAAGCAATATATGGAGCAGATTCGAATTGTTCGTCAGACCTTGCAAAATCGTGATTGGAATGAGAAGATTAAAAAGATCGTTCGAGGCTTTATGATTGAGTCTTACCTAGCAGATGGTCGTCAAAACCAACCAGAAGTCTTTGGTTGCTCTATTACCGATCCTTGCCTAGGTTGGGAAAACACAGAGGCCTTGGTAGAAGAGATTTATGCTACCTTGACAAAATAA